In Paraburkholderia phenazinium, the following are encoded in one genomic region:
- the catC gene encoding muconolactone Delta-isomerase — translation MLFHVEMTVNLPLDMDAERAARLKADEKAMSQKLQEEGVWRHLWRIAGRYANISIFDVESPSHLHDVLSQLPLFPYMQLEVRALCRHASSVRDGDR, via the coding sequence ATGCTGTTTCACGTAGAGATGACGGTCAACCTGCCGCTGGACATGGACGCCGAGCGCGCCGCGCGGCTGAAGGCCGATGAGAAGGCGATGTCGCAGAAACTGCAGGAGGAGGGCGTATGGCGGCATCTATGGCGTATCGCGGGCCGCTACGCGAATATCAGCATCTTCGACGTCGAAAGCCCGTCGCACCTGCACGATGTGCTGAGCCAGTTGCCGCTGTTTCCGTATATGCAACTTGAAGTGCGGGCGCTATGCCGCCATGCGTCGTCGGTGCGCGACGGGGATCGTTGA
- the catA gene encoding catechol 1,2-dioxygenase, giving the protein MNRQTIDALLQKINDSAINEGNPRTKQIVNRVVRDLFYTIEDLDVQPDEFWTALNYLAEAGKSGELGLLAAGLGFEHFLDLRLDEAEAKAGIEGGTPRTIEGPLYVAGAPLSDGHARLDDGTDPGQTLVMRGRVLGEDGKPLAHALVEVWHANHLGNYSYFDKSQPAFNLRRSIRTDADGHYSFRSVVPVGYSVPPQGQTQRLLDQLGRHGHRPAHIHFFISAPGFRKLTTQINIDGDPYLWDDFAFATRDGLVPAVRQAEGAEGKPYNVDGNFALIDFDFTLFKERDNLPGAEVERVRAEA; this is encoded by the coding sequence ATGAACAGGCAAACCATCGACGCGCTGCTGCAGAAGATCAACGACAGCGCCATCAATGAAGGCAACCCGCGTACAAAGCAGATCGTCAACCGGGTCGTGCGCGATCTGTTCTATACGATCGAAGACCTCGACGTGCAGCCGGACGAATTCTGGACGGCGCTGAACTATCTCGCCGAAGCGGGCAAAAGCGGCGAGTTGGGCCTGCTGGCCGCGGGCCTCGGCTTCGAGCATTTTCTCGATCTGCGTCTCGACGAAGCGGAAGCGAAGGCCGGTATCGAAGGCGGCACGCCGCGCACGATCGAAGGCCCGCTGTATGTGGCCGGCGCACCGCTGTCCGACGGCCATGCGCGCCTCGACGACGGCACGGATCCCGGCCAGACCCTGGTGATGCGCGGGCGCGTGCTCGGCGAAGACGGCAAGCCGCTGGCGCATGCGCTGGTCGAAGTGTGGCACGCGAACCATCTCGGCAACTATTCGTACTTCGACAAATCGCAACCGGCCTTCAATCTGCGCCGCTCGATTCGTACGGACGCCGACGGTCATTACAGCTTCCGCAGCGTCGTACCGGTCGGCTATAGCGTGCCGCCGCAAGGTCAGACGCAACGCTTGCTCGATCAACTGGGCCGTCATGGACATCGTCCGGCGCATATCCACTTCTTCATCTCGGCGCCCGGTTTTCGCAAGCTGACCACGCAGATCAACATCGACGGCGATCCGTATCTGTGGGACGACTTCGCCTTCGCCACGCGCGATGGCCTGGTGCCGGCCGTCAGGCAGGCCGAGGGCGCGGAAGGCAAGCCTTATAACGTCGACGGCAATTTCGCGCTGATCGATTTCGACTTCACGCTGTTCAAGGAGCGCGACAACCTGCCGGGCGCCGAAGTCGAGCGTGTGCGCGCCGAGGCCTGA